The segment GTCGCTGACAATGACGGTTCGTTCATGGGCGCCCCCGTGCATCGCCGCCCAGCCCGATCCCGCCGTTGCGCACCGCGATCGACAGCTTCAGTTCGCCCGGCGAGGTCTGCCAGAACTTGTAGGCATTGAGCTGCTTCGCGCGCGGCAGTGGCACCGTGAGCCGCCAGCGGTTCTTGTCGAGCACGCGGTATTCGGCGACGACGCCGAGCGCGCCCGCCTCCACGTTGCCGCGGTAATGCAGCGTGCGCGCCTCGCCCGGCCGCAGGATGATGCGGTCGACGCCGAGCAGGTCCGCGCCGAGCACGCCCTCCGGCTTGTCCTGAAGCGAGAAGAAATCCGCGCTCTCGAATGCCGACGCGGCCTTGAGCTGGAACACCTTCAGCACGATCGGCGACGGCTTGCGGTTGAGGTCCGGGTTGACGTCGGGCGCGACGTCGACCGTGATCGCATACGGTACTGCCGCGGCACGCTCCGACGCGCCGCATCCCGGGAGCAGCAGCACGCACCCCAGGACGATGAACCCACCGGACCGCCCTCGCATATTCGATCCTCGCAGCGCAATCAGTCTCCACCGGTTTCCCGACGACGGAAACCGGCCCGATCCTTGAATCATGGACAACGATTCATTCGGTAATTATGTAATCCAGCTTTCCTTTCATCGCGATTTCATTCGGCAATTTATTCATTTAAAAGCCGGGTCGAATCACCCATGTTTTCCGAAAAACCCGAATCTTAAAATGGAAATCAATTGGAATCGATTCCCGACCGGTTCCCGGATGCGTTGCTTGCCGACGCGGCACGAATCTCGTATGCGGACACCCATCAGACGAACGCGACGCACCCTCCGCCGGCCTGGAAGCCGGCAGCGGCATGCGACTCGGGTGAGGTGCCAAGCTGTTCACGCCGCCGGAATAAACGGCCCGCTTTTACGCACATGGATGAGCGCTTCAAAACAACTGACGAAACCAAAAATCACACCGAACTATAGGTTCGATTTTCCGGATTCACAAGGCGCATTCCGAATCAAATAAGGCGATCTCGCGGGATTATTGTTTCAAGATGAAACGAAACGTAACAGCCTGTCCGGTTCCGATGATTGGCACTAGAATCCAACAGCACCGCGCGTCACCCGTCCAATCACTGGAATCCGTCCAAACAAGAATGAAAGGCCGTTTCTCGCTGGTTGTCTGCCTTGGCCTCGTGCTGCTGGGCATGAGCGGCTGCAGCAGCACGTCCACGAGCACTTCCACGAGCACTTCCGCGACCCAGTCGGCCGCGCGCGCCGCGGTCGACAGCGCGCGCGCCGCGTACGCCGCGGGCGACTACGGCCGCACGATTGCGATCCTTGGCCATGCGCGCGAAATCGACGGCGCTGACGTCGGCACGCAGGTCGCCGCACACAAGCTGCTCGCGTTCAGCTACTGCGTGACGAACCGCGTCGCGACGTGCCGGGCCGAGTTCTCGAAGATTCTCGATCTCAATCCGCGCTTCGAGCTGTCCCCCGCCGAGAAGGGGCATCCGATCTGGGGACCGGCGTTCGAGGCCGCGCGCCGCAGACATGCGTCGGCATCCTGAACAAACCGGTTTCCCGGCGAGCGCTTCATCCAGCGAGCGACGTCTGACATGCAACTGATCGTGATCGAACACGCCGGCGAGCCGGTCGGCAGCGACCGCTTCGACGCCGTCGTGTTTCGCCCGCCGGGCGGCACCATCGGCCGCGACGGAGACAATCATCTCGTGCTGCGCGACGAGACGCGGCAGATCTCGCGGCTGCAGGCGCTGCTGCAGGTCGGCGACGACGCGTGCCTGCTGAAGAACCTCAGCAGCGTGTCCACCATCGAAGTGAACCGCGTGCCGATCGCGTATGCGCAGGAGCGGCCGCTCAACGACGGCGACATCGTCCGGATCGGGCCTTACGTGCTGCGCGCGGAGCGCGAGGACGCGGTTGCACCCACGGTCGACATGACGGGCGGCGCACGCGATCCGGTTGCGTCAAGCGACGACACGAAGGGGGCAGGCAATCGCCTGTGGGGGCGGCTGCACGACCGTTTCGCGCGCGGCAAGACGCCGGACGAAGCCGCGCCGCGGGCGCCGGCCGGCAAGGACGGCAAGCCTGCGGCGCGCGCCGCCGCGGCGCCGTCGTCCGGGCCGCCGCGCGACCTGCATCAGTTGTCTATCGATCCGCTCGATCTGTTCGCGCAACCGTCGGGCGACAACGGTTCTCCGGCCGATGCCGAACACAACGATGCGCACCGCGCGTCCGAAGGATCGCAACGCTCATTTACGCAGGCCGACCATGCGCCCGAATGGACGCAGCATGTGCGCGTGCAGCCTGCTGCGGCCTCCGCCGAAACGCCCGACGTCGATGCTGATGCCGATGCGGACGCCCCGCCGCCCGCCGCGCACGCGCCGGAACCCGCGACGCCGGACGCGCTGCTGCGCGCGTTCTTCGAAGGTGCCGGGATCGACGCCGCCGACCCGCATCGATGGTCGGCGGAGCAGTTGTATATCGCCGGCCAGCTGCTCGCGCTGTTCGCGAACGGCACGGTCGAGCTGCTGTCGTCGCGCAGCATCCTGAAGCGCGAGGTGAAGGCGCATATGACGATGCTGCTCGACCGGGAGAACAATCCGCTGAAGCTGCTGCCGGACGGCGGCGCGGTGCTGCGGCAGATGTTCGGGTTGCCGCTGCCCGGCTTCATGACGCCGCAGAGCGCGGTTCAGGATGCGTTCCAGGATCTGCACGCGCACCAGATCGGCATGGTCGCCGGCATGCGCGCCGCGCTGATGGACCTGCTGACGCGCTTCTCGCCGCAGCGCCTGCGCGAGCGCGACGACACGCCGCGGCCGTGGTACGAGAAGCATCTGCCGGTGCTGTACAAGGCGCGGATGTGGGACCGCTATGCGGCGACGCATCGCGATACGGTGTTCGCGATCGAGGACGATTTCGCGTCGGTGTTCGGGAAGGCGTTTTTGGCGGCGTATGACGCGGAGGTGGAGAGTTATCGGGGGAGCGGCCGGCATTGAAGGGGCGGATGCCGGCCGCGACGCATGGGTCTGCGCGATGAACGTCAAACCAGCGGCGGATGAACCGCCTGCTTCAAGCCGCTCGAGTAGTGCTTGTAGTCCCAAGCCACGCTATCGCCGGGTTGCAGGGTGTAGACGGCACATGACACGTCAGGCATCTGGCCGTTGACGAAATACACCCACCAGTAGCCGTTACCGCCCTGGTTCGCTTCTACCCCACTCAAGGCCGTAATGAACAGGCTGGCGCCTGAACCCTGCCATTGCGGGTTGAGGGCGGGCGACACGCCGTCGGCCGTCAGCAGATCGAATACGGTTGTCACGCCGGGGGCAATCGCGATGCTGTCGTTCGCTTGCCACGGTGGATTGTGAAATTCAGAACCCCAATCGACGAATTGATTCGCTACCGAGTTGGCCATGACGATCTCCGTATTGGTGGTTGATGCCTGAACTGCACCCCTCTGTTCCCTTTCGTTGTTTGTTGAAAGTGCCAGGTTCTGACCTGGGTGCCGGAAAGCCATATCGATTGCACGTCGATCGCTCGATTCAAGCGGATCGCCAAATCGCAGGCGTAGCCAATCACGGGCGATCTGTTTCAATCAGGCCGCGCCGCGCGGTGATTGTTGCAAGCTCTATCAGCATGATCCCCGTTTCGTATGGCGCAGTTTTCATTCCGCTATTGCAGGCGCCTTTGCCGTCCGTGAAATCCTGATATTCGTATTGATCAGAGAATAGGCGATGGACCGGCACCCCGCAATGTTGCTCGAACCCGCGAGACTCACTGCTTGATCGGTCATCGTAGTCATTCAGATACTCCGTTTTCCCCGGCGCCCTACGTCTCTTTAACTCGGCAGCGCACACCGGCCGGTAAGCAGCCATACGCCGGTTCTGTCTTGCTGATGCTCGTCGGGTCCGAAGTGAAGGGCCCGCGCCGATAACCCGTGCCGACCGAAGGAATCTGGTTGCGAGAGAAGTCGCCCGGCATGCCCCCCATCCCGGTTGGCGCCGCTCGGCGAAGAGATGACTGCGATGGTGGTCTGGCCATGCGACGAGGGGCGAACGCTCCCTCGAAGTCAGACTCGTCGAATCAACCGACACTGAGCACGAAGCTGCGAACTTCCGCTATGGCGCATCTTGATTAGTCTGGAGAATTTGTGGCGCGTGACCGCCTCAACTATACTGGCCCGCCATCATCGGCCCGACGATGGCCCAATCGGCGGTCGAACTTACGCCGAACCGAACAATAACGCTATCGACGAGGATGCCGACCTTGCCCTTCCCGCACCGTGATCATTTCCGAAGCTGCGCTCGTGTATTGACGATCGCGACAGCCGCAGCCCTGCTCGTCATGGGCGGCGCCGGCTGCAAGCGCAAAGCCGCGTCTGCAGCTACCGGCGCGTCAGCCGTTGCGGCCGCCACCGCTTCTGAGTCCACTGCTGCACCGGCAGTGGCGGAGCACGCGTCGACTCCGCCATTGATCAACGTGGCCGGGTTGTCGCAAGGCGCGTTCGTGGTCGACAAGGATGCCTCCAATGACAAATGGATGCTCATGCTGGACGAGGTGCCGGACTCGATAGGCGTGACGGCCAACGGTGACCGCTACGAGGCGGTCATTGCGCTGGCGGCTCCCGCGAGAATCCAGGCATTGCGCTTCGACCGCATTGCCGAGATGGGCGCCGCGCGCCACGCGCAGGTGCAGGCATCGGACCAAAGCGAAAACGGACCGTGGCAGACGGTCTACGACACCGATCTACCCGCCCTCGCACAACTTGACAGCAAGACAGTCACTGCGCGAGCGACATTCGAGAAGCCGGTCACGGCGCGTTGGCTGCGCGTGACGCTGACGCGCGGATCCGACGGTTCCGGCACCATCAGCCTCAAGCAGTTCATGGCGTTGGGCGAATTCGTCCCGGGTGAGCAGGCAACGCGCGACGTCAGCGGGGTCTACGAATTCGGCATCGCCTTCGACATGAGCGATTTCGTCGCAATCAAACAGGACGGCGGTACGATCCGCGGCTGCTATGGCGCGGGCGACTTCAACGGCGGCAACGTCAAGTTGCGAAAAATTGCCGGCACGTTCGAAGGAGGCATGGAGCCGAACGGTTACCTGCGCTACCTGCGTCACAGCGACGACGAAGCATGGCGCGGCGTGATGAGCTTCAGCCCCAAAGCAGATTTGGCTGCCGCCCAGGAATTTCCTGCAGCGCTTGGCGCGAGCGAGGTTTCGATCCAGAAGACCAGGCATAGTGTGGGGCGGAAGGTTGCGGCTTACCAGAACACCTGCCCAGGACTCGCAACGGATACGGTGAGCGGCGCACTGGAACAAAACAAGCGCGTCACGCTGTACGGCGTGAACTTCGATCTCGACGCAGCCACGCTGCGCCCTGACAGCCGCCCGGCGCTGGACAGCGTGGTCAAAGCCGTCAACGCTCATCAGGACTGGAAGCTCGCGATCGAAGGCCACACGGACAACACGGGCGGCGACGTGCACAACCAGGCGCTTTCGCAACAGCGTGCCGCCACCGTGCGCGAATACCTGATCAATGCCGGCATCGCGGCGGATCGTCTGGTGGCCCAAGGCTTCGGCGCTAGCCGTCCGGTTGCGGCCAATGCCACTCCGGTCGGACGGGCGCAAAACCGCCGCGTCGAAGTGGCGGTGCAATGATCCCTGTCGCGCGTCGGGCGCGCCGTTGCGTCGGCGCGCATGGCCGGGCGGCATTTGAAACGTTGTGGCGAACAACAATGACGAGGAGGTGTAAATGGAAAGCTTAATCCCGGCAGCGAAGCGGTATGGACAGATGCGACACACGTTGCGTCGGCACTGTGTGATGCTGCTGCTCGCCGGCTCGGCCTGGGGAACGTCAGGCGCTGCGCATGCGGCGCTCGCGTGCGACGCGCCGTGGATGCATAAGGGTGGTGGCTTCACGATGTCGGTGTTGCCGGCGGGCATCGTCCTTGAGGTCGAAATGCTTGATTTCAAAAAGACCCACGACGGCAATTGCAGCGGTATGTTACGGGCGAACGGGACGCTGAGCGTGGCGGGCCGCACTTCGCGCAGCCAAAACGACATGGCGCTCCACATCGTTGACGGTCACGCCCGCTTTGGGGCGCTCTCTTCTGATGGATCAATACGCGCATCGTCAAACGACGCGTCGATGGCGGGCTCGGTATCGGCGCAAATGGCCGGCCTGCTCAGCTACGTCGGCGAATCCCTGACCGAGGGCGCAACTCTGCCTGGCACACGCAGCGAGGTGTCGTTCGCGGGCACGGTGTCGGCAATGGGCATGAACGTCAATCACATCTCCGTGCCGAAGGCGGTCGTGACGACCACAGCAAAGCGCATTGGAAAGCCAGAACAACTCGACACAGTTGCCGGTCGGCTCGTGTGTGTGCCGATCAGCTACGACCAAACGCAGCAAGCTACCAAGATCACCATGTTCGGCCACGCGACGACCGTGCCGGCCGCCACGCAGCACGTCGTCGATCATTTCTGCCCCGCGACCGGGCTGGTGATGCTCAAGGATGCGGGCGACAACGGCAAGAGTGGAGCCGTGAAGATCACCGCAATGCATTGAGCGCGCTGCGGTGTTATCGCGTGGCTCGGTTCCTGTCCATTGGATCGTCAGTGGAAGGTGCGCCCCCCGTTCCGACTTTCAAGCTCACGTTGTCACACTAGCCCAACGGAATTCCAGCATGACTTTGTATCGATCGATACTCGCCGCAGCGTGCGGCACACTCGCGTTTGCCTCCTGCGGCGCACAGGCCCAGGGCAAGAGCGAAGTGCCCGGCGTGATTCTGACGCAGCTAACGATGTTCATCACGAGCGCCTATCTGAAGGCGGACAAGATCGGGGAGGCCCCCGACCTCGACGTTCCTGAGCCGCCAACGGCTGCCGCCCTGCAAGCCAAAGTGTTCGCTGGCACGGCTCAGACCCTGCGCATGCGCAAGAAGAAGTGTGCGAATGTCATTGGTGCCCGGGTGCCGGAAGACAAGCACGATACCCGCACGATCGCCGTAACCTGCTCGGATGGCGGTCGCTACATGATCGTCATAGACGAGGCAACGATCACTCCGTGATTTGATCAGCCCATCGGAAAACAGCTTCTGTGCCTTCGGATTCTTGCTCTTCTTGGTCACTGTTGCATCAGTCATAGGACGTTGGTTCCGTTATCGTCTCATGACCTCAGCACACTAAAAATCTGACAGGCTCCCTCGCAGATACGCGTCACGCGGTTTTCCTTATCACCGGCTACGCCCAAACAGACAGGTCGCAACGTGTTTTCATCCTCGTCGCTTCAAAATGAGTGTCCTGTCCAGCCCACGCTGAATTTCACGCCGATGCCCGCTTGCCTGAACTCGGGATGAGCTTCCATCGTTTCCACTACGAGCGCGTAGTGCTCGCCAGGGGTTAGCCTCGGAAGACGATCAACGACCACCGAAACCGTCGAAGTGCCATCCGCCTCTTTACCCCAACCCTCGCAATACGATGTCGGCTCATACTTGTTCTCGATGACCGGCGCCCCGCCTTTATCCAGGGCAAACAGGCTGACCTTCAACGGCACGACCTTCGTGCGTACACCGCTGCCCGTTTCGCAACCGACCATCTTCGATCCACGGACGCGGCGATCGTCATCCTTGAACAAAAAATCGAGCTTCATGGTGTCCGCATCATTTGCGACAAAGCTTTGGATGCTGAATGTCCTGTTGGCGCTTTCGACATCGATATCCAGTGATGCAGGCACGACCCGCAGTGGTTTCGCCATGTCCCGGTACACACCGAACGCGATTGCCGTTGCGCACACAACAAATGCCGCAGCGCAAACAATCACGAAACGCCTGGCCAATCTTTCCATGAACGACTTCATGTTGTTGTACTTTTCCGCAGTCATGCAGCCATCCGCTCACCGGGCCCTGGGCACGCTCTCTACAGAGAAAATGCCTGTTTGATATGCAGCGCCGCCTCTCGCGGCGTGCAAACACTGGTATCCACCACGAGGTCATACTTCATGTCCGCATGGACTCGCTGATACTGCCATCTGGCAAGTCCGATTTCGCGATCGCCCCGGTTTCGTTCACGCTCCTCGATCACTTCTAGCGGCGCAACCACGCCGACGACCAACAGATTAAAACCGGAAAGCAAGCACGTAGTCTTCCTTTTCCTGACCCAGCAATACCTCGTCCACAATGAGATTGTTGCCCTGCGATGCCAAAGCGGCGATCGCGTGCCGCATGCCTTGCATGACGCGCGCGCCGACAGGCCCGCTCTGTATCGATACCACGCGGCGCTCCCCCTCGACCGAGGAGGAAAACATGAATCCTTCAGGGTGATCCATATATTGCCCGGGCAACATCGCCAGGAACGCGTCCATTTGCACGTGCAAAAACACATCCGTTGTCACGGCCTGCAGTTCCCGGGCCAACGCGCTCTTGCCGACACTGCCGACGCCGTTGAGCAGGACGATCGTCGCTTCGTTATTTGAATTTCGCGTCATGAACGGCCTCTGATAGCGCGCAAAAAAACGCCGCCGCCCCACCACACACGGGGCGGCGGCCTACCTGCATTCAATCGCCCATCAAACCGCCATGACCGTCACCGACTTCGTGACGAGATACGGCTCGAGCGCCTCCGGCCCACCTTCCGACCCATAGCCCGAATCCTTCACCCCACCGAACGGCATTTCGGGCCACGGCGTCGCCGGCTGGTTGATCCACAGCATCCCGACCTCAAGCCGCTGCGTGAGCAAATGCACATTCGCGAACGACCGCGTAAACGCATACCCCGCGAGCCCATACGGCAGGCGGTTCGCTTCCGCGATCGCATCCTCGAGCGCGTCGAACCCGCGAATCGCCGCAACCGGCCCGAACGGTTCGTTGTTGAACACGTCCGCCTCGAGCGGCACGTCGGCCAGCACCGTCGGCGCAAAGAAGTTGCCTTCCGTGCCGATCCGCTCGCCGCCCGTCTCGACGCGCGCGCCGACCGCGCGCGCGTTCTCGACGACCGACGTCATCGCGGCGATCCGGCGCGTGTTCGCAAGCGCGCCGAGCGTCGTGCCCTCTTCGAGCCCGTTGCCGATCTTCAGCCCTTCCGCGTGCTTGACAAGCGCCCGCGTGAATTCGTCGCGGATGCTGTTGTGCACCAGGAAGCGCGTCGGCGAGATGCACACCTGCCCCGCGTTGCGAAATTTCGCGCCGCCGGCGGCCTTCACCGCGAGCGCGACGTCCGCGTCCTCGGCGACGATCACCGGCGCATGCCCGCCGAGCTCCATCGTCGCGCGCTTCATGTGCTGGCCCGCGAGCGCGGCCAGGTGCTTGCCGACCGGCGTCGAGCCGGTGAACGTCACCTTGCGGATCACCGGATGCGGTATCAGGTACGCGGAGATCTCGGCCGGATCGCCATACACGAGGCCGATCACGCCGGCCGGCACGCCCGCGTCGACGAACGCGCGCAGCAGCGCGGCCGGTGACGCCGGCGTCTCCTCCGGCGCCTTCACGAGGAACGAGCAGCCGGTCGCGAGCGCGGCGCTCAGCTTGCGCACGACCTGGTTGACCGGGAAATTCCACGGCGTGAACGCGGCGACCGGACCGACCGGCTCCTTCACGACCGTCTGCTGCGCGCCGACGTTGCGCGACGGCACGATGCGGCCATACACGCGCCGCCCTTCGTCGGCGAACCATTCGATGATGTCCGCGGCCGCCAGCACTTCGAGGCGCGCTTCGACGAGCGGCTTGCCCTGCTCCTGCGTCATCAGCTGCGCGATCGTGTCCGCGCGATCGCGCACCAGCGCGGCCGCCTTGCGCATCGTCGCCGCGCGCTCGTGCGCGGGCACCCGGCGCCACTGCTCGAAGCCGCGCTGCGCGGCGGCCAGTGCGCGATCGAGATCGGCGATGCCCGCGTGGGCCACCTTGCCGATCACCTTGCCGGTCGCCGGGTTGATGACGTCGATCGCCTTGCCGCTCGCGGCATCCGTCCATTCGCCGTTGATCAGGAGTTGCGTATCCGTATAAGTCACGTGAGTCATCCAGACACCCCTACTTTTGCGTCAAAAAAGGTGCGCCGCCTCGCGAACGAGCGCGCACCGGTTAACCGAAGTCCGACCCGCGCGCTCAACGCGCCGCCTGGGTCGCCTTGCGGAGCTTCGCCACCTCCGACGCCTGCACGGCCGGCGCGCCGTTGTTCCAGCCGGCGCGCATGAACGTCAGCACGTCGGCGATCTGCCGGTCGCTCAGCACGTTCGAGAACGCCGGCATCGGATACGCGGACGGCACGCCGTCGATCACCAGCGTCTCGCTGCCGTTGAGCGTCACGTTGACCAGCGACGTCGCATCCCGCTCCAGCAGGTTCGGATTGCCGGCGAGCGGCGACAGCAGCGGCGCGTAGCCGCGCCCGTCGACGCCGTGGCAATGCAGGCAGTAAGCGTTATACACCTTCGCGCCCGGATCGTTCGCCGGCCGGCCCAGCACGACCTGGCTCGCCTTCGGGTCGTAGCGGTACGGCGGCGCGCCGTTCCCGCCCGCCGCCGGCAGCGACTTCAGGTAGCGGGCCATCGCCGTCAGGTCCTCGCCGGTAAGCGCCTGCGTGCTGTGGTTGATCACGCTCACCATCGAGCCGAACGCGGTCGCATGCTGGTTCGCGCCCGTCTTCAGGAACTGCGCGACGTCCGCCTCGCTCCAGCGGCCGAGCCCCGTATTGTGCTCGCCCGTCAGGTTCGACGCGAACCAGTTGTCGATCGGCGCGCCCGACAGGAACGCCGCGCCGCCCTCGTCGAGCGCCTTCTCCTGGAACCCGACGCCGCGCGGCGTATGGCACGACCCGCAGTGCCCGAGGCCCTGCACGAGATACGCGCCGCGATTCCACATCGCGTCCTTGCCCGGCTTGTCCGCATAGGCGGTCGTATCGAGGAACACCGCGTTCCACAGCTTGAGCGGCCAGCGCAGGTTCAGCGGCCACGGGATGTCGGACGCGCGGTTCGGCTGCTTCACGGGGTCGACGCCATTCATGAAATACGCATAGAGCGCCTTCACGTCGTCGTCCTTCAGCTTCGCGTACGACGGATACGGCATCGCCGGATACAGGTTGTGGCCGTCCTTCGCGACGCCCGCGCGCAGCGCGCGCGCGAAGTCGGCTTCCGTGTAGCGGCCGATGCCCGTATCCGGGTCGGGCGTGATGTTGGTCGTGTAGATCGCGCCCATCGGCGTGTCCATCTTCAAGCCGCCGGCGAACGGCATGCCGCCTTGCGGCGCGGTGTGGCAGGCGACGCAGTCGCCCGCCTTCGCCAGGTACGCGCCGCGCGCGACGAGCGCCGCGTCGGGCGTCGCGGCCTGTGCGGCAGGGACTGAGGCAGCGGCCGCCAGCACGACAGCGACTGTGACGGCGGCCGCGCCGAGCGCCTTCGCGGCGCGCGCCAGGGGTGTGATTCGAATCATCCGTGTCCTCGATGTCAGGCGGTTTTCAGCTGGTTGCCGACCGGCAGCTTGCGCACGCGCTTGCCGGTCGCGGCGAAGATCGCGTTCGCCAGCGCGGCCGCAAGCGCCGCGGTGCCCGGCTCGCCGATCCCGCCGGGCGCTTCGCCGCTCTTCACGAGGTGCACCTCGATCGGCGGCGTCTCGTTGATCCGCAGCATCCGGTAGTCGGTGAAGTTGCTTTGCGCGACGCGGCCGTTCTCGATCGTGATCTCACCGTACAGCGCGCCCGTGATTCCGAAGATGATCCCGCCCTGCACCTGCGCGTCGATCGTGTCCGGATTGACGGCCATCCCGCAGTCGACCGCGCACACGACACGCTTGACCTGCACGTCGCCGTCGTCCACCGCGACGTCCACGACGATCGAGAAGAAGCTGCCGAACGCGTGCATCACCGACACGCCGCGCCCCTGGCCCTTCGGCAGCGGCGTGCCCCATCCCGCGGCCTTCGACGCGACGTCGAGCACGTTGCGCGCGCGCGGCGACTTGCCGAGCAGCGCGCGGCGGTACTGCACCGGGTCGGTCCTGGTCTGCGCGGCGAGCTCGTCGATGAAGCTCTCGACGACGAACGTGCCGCGCGTCGGCCCGACGCCGCGCCAGAACGCGGTCGGCACGTGGCGCGGCTCCTGCCGCACGTAGTCGACGAGCTGGTTCGGCAGGTCGTACGGCAGCTCGGCCGCGACCTCGACGGCGTCCGGATCGACGCCGTTCTTCACCGCGGGCGGCGCGAAGCGCGCGAGAATCGACGAGCCGACGATGCGGTGCCGCCATGCGATCGGCTTGCCGTTCGCGTCGAGGCCGGCCGAGATTCGGTCGTAGTAGTACGGCCGGTACATGTCGTGCTGGATGTCTTCCTCGCGGGTCCACACGACCTTCACGGGCGCGTTGACCTGCTTCGCGATCTTCACCGCCTGCACGACCATGTCGATCTCGAGCCGGCGGCCGAAGCCGCCGCCGAGCAGGTGGTTGTTCACGACGATCTTCTCGCGCGGGAAGCCGGTGATCTGCTGCACGGCGTCGAGCGCGCGCGTCGGCACCTGGGTGCCGACCCAGATCTCGCAGCCGTCGGGACGCACGTGCACCGTGCAGTTGACGGGCTCCATCGTCGCGTGCGCGAGCAACGGCTGCTCGTAGACCGCGTCGACGCGCGTCTTCGCGTTCGAAAACGCCTTGTCGACGTCGCCGTCCTTGCGCGCGACCGCGCCCTTGCCGCTGTCCGCCGCCCGCGCGTGGTCCGCGGCGATGTCCTTCGTCGACACCTTCGCGCCCGCGCCTTCGTTCCACTTCACGACGAGCGCCGACGCGCCGCGCTTGGCCGCCCACGTGTGGTCGCCGACCACCGCGACCGCGTTGTCCGCACGCACGATCTGGCGCACGCCGCGGATCTGCTTGGCCGCCGTGTCGTCGACGCTCGCGACCGTACCGCCGAACACCGGGCTGTTGACGATCACCGCAACCAACATGCCCGGCAGCCTCACGTCGAGCCCGAACTGCGCGGTGCCGTCGACCTTTTCCGGCGAATCGAGACGCTTGACCGGCTTGCCGACCAGCTTGAAATCCGCGGGCTGCTTCAGCGCGACGCTCTTCGGCACCGGCAGCTTTGCCGCGGCGTCCGCGAGCTGGCCGTACGACGCGCGCCGTCCGCTCGGC is part of the Burkholderia ubonensis subsp. mesacidophila genome and harbors:
- a CDS encoding c-type cytochrome, whose translation is MIRITPLARAAKALGAAAVTVAVVLAAAASVPAAQAATPDAALVARGAYLAKAGDCVACHTAPQGGMPFAGGLKMDTPMGAIYTTNITPDPDTGIGRYTEADFARALRAGVAKDGHNLYPAMPYPSYAKLKDDDVKALYAYFMNGVDPVKQPNRASDIPWPLNLRWPLKLWNAVFLDTTAYADKPGKDAMWNRGAYLVQGLGHCGSCHTPRGVGFQEKALDEGGAAFLSGAPIDNWFASNLTGEHNTGLGRWSEADVAQFLKTGANQHATAFGSMVSVINHSTQALTGEDLTAMARYLKSLPAAGGNGAPPYRYDPKASQVVLGRPANDPGAKVYNAYCLHCHGVDGRGYAPLLSPLAGNPNLLERDATSLVNVTLNGSETLVIDGVPSAYPMPAFSNVLSDRQIADVLTFMRAGWNNGAPAVQASEVAKLRKATQAAR
- a CDS encoding xanthine dehydrogenase family protein molybdopterin-binding subunit, which codes for MSRGLIEAGQANAGLSRRTFLKFGMTLGAAAGGGLLLGFSVPAAGGDARRSVIGGNANEAPRPGVFAPNAFVQIDRNGQVTLVMPKVEMGQGVYTSLPMLIADELEVPLSNVTLDHAPPNEKLFFDPLLGGQLTGGSTSIRYAWEPMRQAGATARTLLVSAAAKQWGVDPAACRAENGEVLHPPSGRRASYGQLADAAAKLPVPKSVALKQPADFKLVGKPVKRLDSPEKVDGTAQFGLDVRLPGMLVAVIVNSPVFGGTVASVDDTAAKQIRGVRQIVRADNAVAVVGDHTWAAKRGASALVVKWNEGAGAKVSTKDIAADHARAADSGKGAVARKDGDVDKAFSNAKTRVDAVYEQPLLAHATMEPVNCTVHVRPDGCEIWVGTQVPTRALDAVQQITGFPREKIVVNNHLLGGGFGRRLEIDMVVQAVKIAKQVNAPVKVVWTREEDIQHDMYRPYYYDRISAGLDANGKPIAWRHRIVGSSILARFAPPAVKNGVDPDAVEVAAELPYDLPNQLVDYVRQEPRHVPTAFWRGVGPTRGTFVVESFIDELAAQTRTDPVQYRRALLGKSPRARNVLDVASKAAGWGTPLPKGQGRGVSVMHAFGSFFSIVVDVAVDDGDVQVKRVVCAVDCGMAVNPDTIDAQVQGGIIFGITGALYGEITIENGRVAQSNFTDYRMLRINETPPIEVHLVKSGEAPGGIGEPGTAALAAALANAIFAATGKRVRKLPVGNQLKTA